The genomic region GACCGGGCGCGCGGCATCCGTGTCCGTGGAGCGCTTCACGGACGGCAGGCCGGTCAGGCCGATGAAGATCAGTGAGAAGACACCCGCGGCCGCGAAGACGGTGAAGCCAGTGGTGGTCGAGCCGGTGGCGAGGAGCTGGCCGCCGAGCCAGGGACCGAAGACCGCGCCGAAGCGGCCCATTCCGGAGGTCCAGCCGACCGCGGTGGCGCGGTTGTCGTCGTCCGAGCGGGCGGCCACCGTGGCGTAGATCATCGCCTGGGCGCTGAAGAGGAACAGGCCGGTCAGGAACACCACGATGTAGGTGACGGGCAGCGGCATGTGGACGCTGAGCAGGTAGACGCCGACGGCGGTGGCACCGAACCAGATCGCGCCGATGCGCGCACCGCCGAACCGGTCGGTGAGCCTGCCGCCGACGAGCATGCCGACGATGCCTCCGAGGTTGATGACGATGACGAAACCGAGCGACGAGCCGAGGTCGTAGCCGGCCGCGCGCATCATCGAGGGCAGCCACTGGGAGACGCCGTAGACCAGCAGGAGTCCGCCGAAGGACGCCAGCCAGAAGAAGAGGGTCTGCACCCACAGGCCACCGCGGAACAGGGCGGCGACCGCGCTCCACCGGTCGGTGCCCGCCGGGCGCTTCCTGTCCTGGGCGGGGGCGGGTGCCACGACGCCGTACCGCTCGGCGAGTGCCCGTGCCTCTTCGGTACGCCCCTTGGCCCGCAGGAACGTCAGCGACTCGGGCAGGAACTTGATGGCCAGCGGAACGCCGATGAAGAGCGGGATCACACAGATCCAGAACGACACGCGCCAGTCCCCGGTCCACAGCGCCACGAAACCGGCCACGATGCCACCGGCCTGGTGGGCGGTCATGAGGGATCCGACTATCAACGCGCCGCGGCCGCGCGGGGCGTATTCACTGACCAGCGTGATGGCGCTCGGCAGGAGGCCGCCGAGGCCGAGGCCCGCCAGGAAGCGGCCGAGGCTGAAGACTCCGAGGCTTCCGGCCACGGCGCAGACGGCGGAGGCCAGCGAGAAGACGGCGGTGGAGACGACGATCGTCTTCTTGCGGCCCGCCCAGTCGCTGATGGTCCCGGAGGACAGGGCCCCGATCAGCATGCCGAAAGTGGCGTAGGAGCCGATGTCACCGGCCTTGCCCGGGTCGATACCGAGCGCCTTGGTCTCCAGCATGTGCGGCAGGACGGAGCCGTAGATGAACATGTCGAGGCCGTCGAAGAGGACGACCAGCCAGCACAGGCCGACGACCAGCAGGGCGAGCCGGCTGCTGCGGACACCGGTGGCGGGGGTTGGGGAGGACATCGGGGCATTCCTCTCGTCCGGGACAGCTCTGTCCCTGAAGGAGCTGCGGGAAGGGCGGGTCGGTGCGGCTCAGATGCGGCGGACCCGAGTGTGCCGATGACGTTAAGGACCCCGGCATCCAACGTCAACGCTTTTGTCAACAATCTCAGGAACAATTTGGCCGTGTTCTCTTCGCCGTCGCCGCGGGCCCGCCACACAGGACGGGGCGGGCGGCACACCGATGTGTGCGCCGCCCGCCCCTGCCCTCACGCCGTCCGGTCAGTCCAGCGGCGGGGTGCCGTGGGTGTGGAAGGACTCGATGGTGCGCAGGCCCCATGCCTGCCCCTTGGCGCGCTCGGCCTCGGTCCAGGTGACCAGCGGCCAGTCGGGGGCGAGCACCAGGCGGGTGAGCGGGTTGCAGAGCTCGACGCGATTTCCGCCGGGCTCGTAGACGTACAGGAAGAACGTCTGCTGGATGGCGTGCTTGTGCGGGCCCGTCTCGATGAACACGCCGCTGTCGATGGCGAGATCGGCCGCTCGCAGGATGTCCTCACGGGTGTCGGTGGCGAACGCGATGTGGTGCAGGCGTCCGGTGGAACCCGTCCAGTCCGAGGTGTAGACGACGTCGTACGACTTGTTGTTGAACGTCAGCCACTTGGCGCCGATCACGCCGGTGTCGAGCTGGATCTGCTCGGTGGGCCGGGCGCCGAGGACGTGCTGGTGGAAGTCGGCGTTGGCGGCGACATCGGCGGCGAGGAAGTTGATGTGGTCCAGGCGGCGGACCCCCACGCCCCGGTTGGGCTTGGCCTGCGGCTGGTTCTTCAGGGCGGGCCTGAGCTCCGGGGGCGCCTGGTAGTACTCGCTCTCCCAGTACAGGGCTATCTCGTGGCCGTCGGGGTCGGTCGTGAGGTAGAGCTTGCCGATGCCCGGCTCGTCCTCCGCCCAGCGCCCCTCGTGGCCCGCGGCTTCGAGTTCGGCGACCCTGCGCGCCAGGGCCTCCTCCCCGGAGGTCCGCAGTGCGGTGCGGCGCAGGCCGGGCTTCTCGGCGGCGGTCAGCACGAGGCTGTGGTGCTCGTAGTCGTCGAAGGTGCGCAGGTAGACGGAGTCGCCGTCCTGCCCGTTGACGGTCAGGCCGAGGTAGTCCGTGAAGAACCTGACGCTGCCCTCCAGGTCCGGAGTCAGCAGTTCGGCGTGACCGACATGGGCGATGTCACCGAGAGGGGGAGTCATCTGCGGCTCCTTGCCGGGGAAGTTCGGGGGATGGGGAAGCCGTCTGCCCGGGCGGCCGCGGGAAGACGATGCCGTCGAAGATCTTTCGTGCGGTACGCACCACCGCGGTGCGCGTCACGGCGGGGCGGCCGTCCGCGCCCGTTCCGACACCGGACTCGATGTCGATGAACCCGGTGGGGTGCTCGATCCGCAGCCGGTCGCCGCCCGAGGGGAGCCGGGCGATGTCCTCGGCGACGCTGCCGGGGACGCGCAGCCCCGCCGCGACGCCGGCGGCGCCGAGGACACCGATGGAGGGGTGGCAGCGGTGCGGGATGAAGGTGCGGGTCGTCACCGCGCCGTCCTGGGCGGGCGGGGCCAGCAGACTGAGCTTGGGCACCGTCGTGTCGCGGACGTCGCCGAGGCCCATGAGGGGGCCCGCTTCGAGGCGGATCTTCTCGATGCGGTCGCGCAGGGCTGTGTTGTCCTCCAGCTCCTGCGTGGTCTCGTAGCCCGTGATGCCCACGGCCCGGGCCGGAACGAGCACCGTCGGCATGCCGTTGTCGACGCAGGTCACCGGCGTGCCGGCGATGACATCACGGGCCCGGCCGGTGGGCAGCAGAGGGCTGTCGCCCTGCGCGAACTCGATCACCACCGGTGCGGCGCTCCCGGGCACCCCGGAGATCCGCGCCGTCCCGGTGTAGTCGACGCGCCCGCCGGAGGTGGGGAAGGTCGCCGTGGCCAGGTCACCGGTGTTGACCATCCGGATGCGCACGGACGTCTGCCCGTCGCCGGCGGCGACCAGGCCCCTCTCCACGGCGAAGGGGCCGATCCCGGCGAGCAGGTTGCCGCAGTTCTGGCGGTCGGACACCTCGGCGGCGTCCACGGCGACCTGGAGGAAGAGGTAGTCCACATCGGCGTCCGGATCGTCCGGTACGGAGACGACCGCAACCTTGCTCGTGAGCGGGTGCGCGCCGCCGAGACCGTCGATCTGCCGCGGGTCCGGGCTGCCCATGATCCGCAGCAGCAGTTCGTCGCGGGCGGCCGGGTCCCTCGGCAGATCGTCCGCCAGGAAGTAGGCCCCCTTGGACGTACCGCCCCGCATCAGGAGGCAGCGGACCTCCGCCGGTCCGCCGGTCACGCCCCGGCCTCCCTCGCGTGGTCCTCGTACGAGGTGTAGCGCACGCCGAGGGTCTCGAGCTTCTCGCGCAGTCCGTAGCGGTCCAGCCCGAGCTTGCCCTCCAGGAAGGCCGCGCGCGCCTTGGCCTCCTTGGTCTCTCGCGCCTCGGACGCCTCGGCGGTCTCGCGGACCCGCTCGCGGGGAACGGCCACCACCCCGTCGTCGTCGGCGACGATGACGTCGCCCGGGCGGATCACCTGGCCTCCGATGACGACCGGGACGTTGACGGAACCACCGGTCGCCTTGACGGTCCCCTGGGCGGACACGGCCTTCGCCCACGCGGCGAAACCCATGTCGCGCAGCTCCTGGGTGTCGCGGATGCCCGCGTTGATCACCAGTCCTCGCACACCGCGCCTTTGGAGCGCGGTGGCGAAGAGCTCTCCGAACATGCCGTCGGTGGACGGGGACGTGGTGGTGACGACGAGGACGTCGCCCTCGCCGCACTGCTCCACCGCCGCATGGATCATGAGGTTGTCGCCGGGCCAGCTGAGCACGGTGACCGCGCTGCCCACGATCCGTACACCCTGTTGTACGGGGCGCAGTTCGGGGCCGAGCAGGCCGGTGCGGCCCATCGCCTCGCTCACGGTGGCGACCCCGTACGGTGCGAGTGCCTCGATGTCCCGCGCGTCCGCCTTCGGCGGTCCGGTGACGATGACGCCGCTCATGCCGGCAGCTCCGTGATCCGCGCCGTCTCGGTTGTCATGGCTGAACTCTCCTTGCTGGACAGGACGTCGGCCCACCAGCGCGGCGCGGGATGCGCGCAGTGCGTCGATCAGGTTCCGCGCGTCACCCGCGCAGTGCCTCGATCACGCTCGCCAGGTGGGAGCGGACGGCCGCTTCGGCCGCCTGCGGCTCTCTGGCCCTGATCGCGTCGATCATGGCCAGGTGCTCATTCAGGGACTGCTGCGGACGTCCGGGCCGCAGGGCGAGCTGGAACCTGTGCCGCACCAGCTGGCCGTTCAGCCGCTCCAGGAGCGAGACGGCCGTCCGCTGCCCGGAGAACTCCCTGACCATGGCGTGGAGCTCATGGTTCAGGTCGGAATAGAGCATGGGATCACCGTCGGCGACGGCCTGGGTCATGGCCTCGCCGACCGCCGTGAGCCGGTCGAGCTGCTCGGCGTCGGCCGTGACGGCCGCCTTGGCCGCGCAGAGCCCTTCCAGGGCCATGCGGCACTCGGTGATGGCGACGGCTTCGTCGACGCTCACCACACGCACCCGCGATCCGCGGTTACGGATCCGCTCGACCAGCCCCTCCGACTCCAGCTCGATCAGCGCCGCTCTGACGCTGGCCCGTGTCACACCGAACTGCTCGGCGAGTTCGTTCTCCACCAGCCGCTGGGCCGGTGCCATCTCGCCGCGCAGAATCGCCTGCCGCAGTTGGGTCAGGGCCAGCTGCCTGGCCTGCTCCCCACTTGTCGGACCGGCTTGATTCGGCATCGTTGCCCCCCTGAGTGAGTGCCTGTCGAACCTAAATCTAGGACAACAGGATTGTCAACGATTCTGTTTGCCATATTGGCGAAGGTGAGGTGAGCCTCCGGGGGGAACACCCCCGCAACGGCACGTGGGCCCGGTCCCCCTCGCACTGGAGAGGGGGACCGGGCCCACGGGAGTCATGCCGGGCAGCACGGGGACGGCGGTGCGGCGCGCTCGGCGCCCCGCCGTCGAAGGCGGATCAGGCAGCTGCGGCGGCGGCACCTTCGGCGACCTGGCGGAGCACCTCGGTCAGCGAGGTGACGACCTCGGCGTCGTCCGCCGGGTGGAGCTCGGCGAAGCGGGTCACGGAGCCGGGGATGGAGAGCTTGGCGTCCGCCAGGACCGCTCCGCCCGCGAGGCCGGCAGCCTTGCGGGCCTCGTCCTGGGCCCACACGCCGCCGAACTGGCCGAAGGCGGTGCCGACCACGGCGACCGGCTTGGCGGTCATGGCACCGGCGCCGTACGGACGGGACAGCCAGTCGATGGCGTTCTTGAGGACGGCCGGCATGGTGCCGTTGTACTCGGGCGAGAACAGCAGGAACGCGTCGGCCCGGCCGGCCGCCTCGCGCAGCCGGGCAGCGGCAGCCGGAACGCTGCCCTCGACGTCGATGTCCTCGTTGTAGAAGGGGACCTCGACGAGACCCTCGTAGAGCTCGACCTCGACACCCTCGGGCGCGTGCTTGACGGCCGCCTCGGCGAGCTGACGGTTGTGGGAGCCGGCGCGGAGGCTGCCGACGAGGGCGAGGATGCGTACAGACATGGGGGAAGCTCCCGGGAGACGGAGACTGCAGAAGTAAGCGGACCATAGTCCGTTTAAAGTTGTACCACCTAAACGGACCGCGGTCCACTTCCCT from Streptomyces sp. QL37 harbors:
- a CDS encoding catechol 2,3-dioxygenase, which encodes MTPPLGDIAHVGHAELLTPDLEGSVRFFTDYLGLTVNGQDGDSVYLRTFDDYEHHSLVLTAAEKPGLRRTALRTSGEEALARRVAELEAAGHEGRWAEDEPGIGKLYLTTDPDGHEIALYWESEYYQAPPELRPALKNQPQAKPNRGVGVRRLDHINFLAADVAANADFHQHVLGARPTEQIQLDTGVIGAKWLTFNNKSYDVVYTSDWTGSTGRLHHIAFATDTREDILRAADLAIDSGVFIETGPHKHAIQQTFFLYVYEPGGNRVELCNPLTRLVLAPDWPLVTWTEAERAKGQAWGLRTIESFHTHGTPPLD
- a CDS encoding NAD(P)H-dependent oxidoreductase codes for the protein MSVRILALVGSLRAGSHNRQLAEAAVKHAPEGVEVELYEGLVEVPFYNEDIDVEGSVPAAAARLREAAGRADAFLLFSPEYNGTMPAVLKNAIDWLSRPYGAGAMTAKPVAVVGTAFGQFGGVWAQDEARKAAGLAGGAVLADAKLSIPGSVTRFAELHPADDAEVVTSLTEVLRQVAEGAAAAAA
- a CDS encoding MFS transporter — translated: MSSPTPATGVRSSRLALLVVGLCWLVVLFDGLDMFIYGSVLPHMLETKALGIDPGKAGDIGSYATFGMLIGALSSGTISDWAGRKKTIVVSTAVFSLASAVCAVAGSLGVFSLGRFLAGLGLGGLLPSAITLVSEYAPRGRGALIVGSLMTAHQAGGIVAGFVALWTGDWRVSFWICVIPLFIGVPLAIKFLPESLTFLRAKGRTEEARALAERYGVVAPAPAQDRKRPAGTDRWSAVAALFRGGLWVQTLFFWLASFGGLLLVYGVSQWLPSMMRAAGYDLGSSLGFVIVINLGGIVGMLVGGRLTDRFGGARIGAIWFGATAVGVYLLSVHMPLPVTYIVVFLTGLFLFSAQAMIYATVAARSDDDNRATAVGWTSGMGRFGAVFGPWLGGQLLATGSTTTGFTVFAAAGVFSLIFIGLTGLPSVKRSTDTDAARPVSAAS
- a CDS encoding GntR family transcriptional regulator, whose product is MPNQAGPTSGEQARQLALTQLRQAILRGEMAPAQRLVENELAEQFGVTRASVRAALIELESEGLVERIRNRGSRVRVVSVDEAVAITECRMALEGLCAAKAAVTADAEQLDRLTAVGEAMTQAVADGDPMLYSDLNHELHAMVREFSGQRTAVSLLERLNGQLVRHRFQLALRPGRPQQSLNEHLAMIDAIRAREPQAAEAAVRSHLASVIEALRG
- a CDS encoding 4-oxalomesaconate tautomerase; protein product: MTGGPAEVRCLLMRGGTSKGAYFLADDLPRDPAARDELLLRIMGSPDPRQIDGLGGAHPLTSKVAVVSVPDDPDADVDYLFLQVAVDAAEVSDRQNCGNLLAGIGPFAVERGLVAAGDGQTSVRIRMVNTGDLATATFPTSGGRVDYTGTARISGVPGSAAPVVIEFAQGDSPLLPTGRARDVIAGTPVTCVDNGMPTVLVPARAVGITGYETTQELEDNTALRDRIEKIRLEAGPLMGLGDVRDTTVPKLSLLAPPAQDGAVTTRTFIPHRCHPSIGVLGAAGVAAGLRVPGSVAEDIARLPSGGDRLRIEHPTGFIDIESGVGTGADGRPAVTRTAVVRTARKIFDGIVFPRPPGQTASPSPELPRQGAADDSPSR
- a CDS encoding 4-carboxy-4-hydroxy-2-oxoadipate aldolase/oxaloacetate decarboxylase yields the protein MSGVIVTGPPKADARDIEALAPYGVATVSEAMGRTGLLGPELRPVQQGVRIVGSAVTVLSWPGDNLMIHAAVEQCGEGDVLVVTTTSPSTDGMFGELFATALQRRGVRGLVINAGIRDTQELRDMGFAAWAKAVSAQGTVKATGGSVNVPVVIGGQVIRPGDVIVADDDGVVAVPRERVRETAEASEARETKEAKARAAFLEGKLGLDRYGLREKLETLGVRYTSYEDHAREAGA